Proteins co-encoded in one Pirellulales bacterium genomic window:
- a CDS encoding xanthine dehydrogenase family protein subunit M, producing the protein MKDFDYAAASTVDEAVSLLAAQGDRARVLAGGTDIIVQLREGLRSADLVVDVKKIPELVRYEFDAKRGLRLGAATSCYQIYGDEALKQAYPALIDSASLIGGWQIQGRASIGGNLCNSSPAADSIPSLIALAAVAEIAGPQGVRDVPVEKFCTAPGRNVLGRGEFLVALKFPAPVARSGSAYLRFIPRNEMDIAVVGAGVWVRLNDAGNKIEEARIGLAAVAPTPLLAEEASTWLAGKPTDEKTYAEAGELAKKIATPISDRRGPADYRTHLVGVLIKRALAKAVERAGASG; encoded by the coding sequence TTGAAAGATTTCGATTACGCGGCGGCCAGTACCGTCGACGAGGCGGTCAGCCTGCTGGCCGCGCAGGGAGATCGCGCCCGGGTGCTGGCCGGTGGCACCGACATCATCGTGCAGCTTCGCGAAGGGCTCCGTTCGGCCGACCTGGTGGTCGACGTGAAGAAGATTCCCGAGCTGGTGCGCTACGAGTTCGACGCGAAACGAGGCCTGCGCCTCGGCGCGGCCACCTCCTGCTACCAGATCTACGGCGACGAGGCCCTCAAGCAGGCCTATCCCGCCCTGATCGACTCGGCAAGCTTGATCGGCGGCTGGCAGATTCAGGGTCGGGCCTCGATCGGCGGTAACTTGTGCAACTCGTCGCCGGCGGCCGATTCGATCCCCTCGCTGATCGCCTTGGCAGCCGTGGCCGAGATCGCCGGTCCACAGGGGGTGCGCGACGTACCGGTCGAGAAGTTCTGCACCGCGCCCGGTCGCAACGTGCTCGGTCGGGGCGAGTTCCTCGTGGCACTCAAGTTTCCCGCGCCGGTCGCACGCTCGGGCAGCGCCTACCTCCGTTTCATCCCGCGCAACGAGATGGACATCGCCGTCGTGGGGGCGGGGGTGTGGGTGCGATTGAACGACGCGGGCAACAAGATCGAAGAAGCGCGGATCGGGCTGGCGGCCGTCGCGCCGACGCCGCTGTTGGCCGAAGAGGCGAGCACGTGGCTCGCCGGCAAGCCGACCGACGAGAAGACCTACGCCGAGGCAGGCGAGTTGGCGAAGAAGATTGCCACTCCGATCAGCGATCGCCGCGGCCCGGCCGACTATCGCACGCACCTGGTCGGCGTGTTGATCAAGCGGGCGCTGGCCAAGGCCGTTGAGAGAGCAGGGGCCAGTGGTTAG
- a CDS encoding PIN domain-containing protein, translating into MKTRTLIDAGPLVALFNHADPRSSVCGDCLKRIRLPMYSCWPAITEAAYLLRKTSRGVFRLIESCDGHRIRLLPLDESDIPGIASILARYSDQGFDLADAALMWLAERDGIETVFTLDRRHFSVFRTSAGKPLTLLPGESELQSS; encoded by the coding sequence GTGAAGACCCGGACTCTCATTGATGCAGGGCCCCTGGTTGCCCTCTTCAACCATGCGGACCCGCGATCGTCCGTCTGCGGCGATTGCCTCAAGCGAATTCGGCTGCCGATGTACTCGTGCTGGCCGGCGATCACCGAGGCCGCGTATCTCTTGCGAAAAACTTCGAGGGGCGTTTTTAGGCTAATCGAGAGTTGCGACGGGCACCGAATCAGGCTCTTACCTCTCGACGAGTCCGACATCCCTGGCATCGCGTCGATTCTCGCCCGCTACTCCGATCAGGGCTTCGACCTCGCCGATGCCGCCCTCATGTGGCTCGCCGAGCGTGACGGAATCGAGACCGTCTTCACGCTCGACCGGCGGCACTTCTCGGTCTTTCGCACGTCGGCCGGCAAGCCGCTGACCCTCCTGCCGGGCGAAAGCGAGCTTCAAAGCTCGTAG
- a CDS encoding antitoxin family protein — MQWEFSAIVENGLLRPLEPIELSENQVVRVSLRTHAENVREAPPADSEPSAYDVFLAAGLLGCVKDAPPDLSTNPKYMEGFGEDPDSH; from the coding sequence ATGCAATGGGAATTTAGTGCGATTGTCGAAAACGGCCTTTTGCGACCACTCGAACCGATTGAGTTGTCGGAAAACCAAGTTGTTCGCGTATCATTGCGTACGCATGCGGAAAATGTGCGTGAAGCCCCTCCTGCGGATAGTGAACCGTCCGCGTATGATGTTTTCCTGGCGGCGGGCTTGCTTGGGTGCGTAAAGGACGCGCCCCCGGATCTAAGCACCAACCCGAAGTATATGGAAGGCTTCGGTGAAGACCCGGACTCTCATTGA
- a CDS encoding (2Fe-2S)-binding protein yields MAKKTHVTTTINGEPVEFLCEPRQSLLEVLRDVLRLTGSKEGCNNGNCGACTVLVDGVPVDSCLVLGVEAEGAAITTIEGLACDAQLHPLQQCFLEGAALQCGICTPGFLMAAKALLDRDPHPSEHDIRFHLAGNLCRCTGYDKIIRAVQAAAEQVNEGVAR; encoded by the coding sequence GTGGCCAAGAAAACCCACGTTACGACGACGATCAATGGCGAGCCGGTCGAGTTCTTGTGCGAGCCGCGGCAGAGTCTGCTTGAGGTGTTGCGCGACGTGCTGCGGCTGACCGGGTCGAAGGAAGGCTGCAACAACGGAAATTGCGGCGCCTGCACGGTGCTCGTCGACGGCGTGCCGGTCGACTCGTGCCTGGTGCTGGGGGTCGAGGCGGAAGGGGCGGCGATCACGACGATCGAAGGGCTCGCCTGCGATGCACAGTTGCACCCGTTGCAGCAGTGCTTCCTGGAAGGGGCCGCCTTGCAGTGTGGCATCTGCACGCCGGGCTTCCTCATGGCCGCCAAGGCGCTGTTGGATCGCGACCCGCATCCCAGCGAGCACGACATTCGCTTCCACCTGGCGGGCAATCTCTGCCGTTGCACCGGTTACGACAAGATCATCCGCGCCGTGCAAGCGGCCGCCGAACAAGTCAACGAGGGAGTTGCGCGATGA
- a CDS encoding response regulator transcription factor, protein MAIRVMIVDDHEVVRSGLRSLLSDGEIEVVAEAGNGHEALSKALELKPDVILLDIRMPERDGLDALGDIKEKLPETRIIVLSTYDNPTYIARAITLGASDYLLKGAGRDELLRAINAVMSSAAPAWSPEVRRVAGTLRTTSMVFDEGEMPLTQRESQVLRHVALGLSNKEIGQSLSISVETVKEHVQNILRKIECTDRTQAAVWAVRKGLV, encoded by the coding sequence ATGGCGATTCGGGTGATGATTGTCGACGACCACGAAGTGGTTCGCTCCGGCCTCCGCAGCCTATTGAGCGACGGCGAAATCGAAGTCGTGGCCGAGGCGGGCAATGGCCACGAAGCGCTCAGCAAGGCACTCGAGTTGAAGCCCGACGTCATTCTGCTCGATATCCGCATGCCCGAGCGGGACGGGCTCGACGCCCTGGGAGACATCAAGGAGAAGCTCCCCGAGACGCGGATCATCGTCCTCTCGACCTACGACAACCCGACGTATATTGCCCGCGCCATCACGCTGGGGGCCAGCGACTACCTGCTCAAGGGGGCGGGGCGCGACGAGTTGCTGCGGGCGATCAACGCCGTGATGTCCTCGGCCGCGCCGGCGTGGAGCCCCGAGGTGCGCCGCGTGGCGGGCACCTTGCGCACGACGAGCATGGTCTTCGACGAAGGGGAAATGCCCCTCACCCAGCGCGAGAGCCAAGTGCTGCGCCACGTGGCCCTGGGCCTGAGCAACAAAGAGATCGGACAGTCCCTCTCGATCAGCGTCGAAACGGTCAAGGAGCACGTGCAGAACATCCTGCGCAAGATCGAATGCACCGATCGCACGCAGGCCGCCGTCTGGGCCGTGCGCAAGGGTCTCGTCTGA
- a CDS encoding protein kinase: METPTRRDDWSSETISRNWGLLSEQVEAFVNAWESGGDPPELARFVPAEPALLRRMALIELIKVDLEYRWQHRELPKQVEEYVADFPELREGGLPADLIYEEFHVRRQRGDAVDVADYFERFPQQAEELGRLLGLDVAPRPTIMMSREAIQKVEVGATVDDFDLLAQLGEGAFATVYLARQRSMQRLVALKVSSDRGHEPQTMAQLDHTHIVRIYDQRHLADRGIRLLYMQYVPGGTLYDALDHARQIPPAERHGRMLLEVIDRCLDKRGESAPGESMTRARLAEASWPTVVCWLGARLASALDYAHQRGVMHRDIKPANVLLAADGTPKLVDFNVSFSSTLDGVAPAAYFGGSLAYMSPEQLDACNATTSVRPEDLDHTCDIYSLGVMLWELLTTRRPFDDDAPKANWSSTLEQLSAKRRGGITPAKFAELPADCPPGLDQVLAKCLAPDPKDRFRTGGELERQLELCLQPRVQQLLRPRAGNWRERARRWPLTVLLTAAVVPNVIVSVFNIYYNETAIIQNIVDDVGERARSIFHWQIWTLNPLVYGIGIAICIAFGNLALRAIKRVREGHDLPASELVPARIRCLHLGGIISSTTMAMWILSGILFTGWLRFALGPAVNWGQMSQFVLSQILSGVMAATATFFLITFICTRSLYPLLIRPETSDPRDGKALVALARRCAFDFIFAIAVPFVSLFLAVFFVEKDPLVFGGLSALGFLSSGTCFWLMREILNDLGTLASAVSPEISLANSTSDTFGSFWSQTRR, encoded by the coding sequence GTGGAAACGCCCACCCGACGCGACGACTGGTCGTCGGAGACGATCTCGCGAAACTGGGGTCTGCTCTCCGAGCAGGTCGAGGCGTTCGTCAATGCCTGGGAATCGGGAGGCGATCCTCCCGAGCTGGCGCGGTTCGTTCCCGCCGAGCCGGCCCTCTTGCGGCGCATGGCGCTCATCGAGCTGATTAAGGTCGATCTCGAGTACCGCTGGCAACATCGCGAATTGCCCAAGCAGGTCGAGGAGTACGTCGCCGACTTTCCCGAGCTGCGCGAGGGGGGGCTTCCGGCCGATCTGATCTACGAAGAGTTCCACGTCCGCCGCCAACGGGGCGACGCGGTCGACGTGGCCGATTACTTCGAACGTTTTCCGCAGCAGGCTGAGGAGCTGGGCCGGCTGTTGGGCCTCGACGTCGCGCCGCGGCCGACGATCATGATGTCGCGCGAGGCAATCCAGAAGGTCGAGGTCGGCGCGACGGTCGACGATTTCGACCTGCTCGCGCAACTGGGCGAAGGAGCATTCGCCACGGTCTATCTAGCCCGCCAGCGTTCGATGCAGCGACTCGTCGCGCTCAAAGTCTCGTCCGACCGCGGTCACGAGCCGCAGACGATGGCGCAGCTCGACCATACGCACATCGTGCGGATCTACGACCAGCGGCACCTGGCCGATCGGGGCATCCGGCTGCTCTACATGCAGTATGTGCCGGGGGGCACGCTCTACGACGCGCTCGACCACGCGCGGCAGATTCCACCGGCCGAGCGTCACGGCCGGATGTTGCTCGAGGTGATCGATCGCTGTCTCGACAAGCGCGGCGAGTCGGCGCCGGGCGAATCAATGACACGTGCCCGCCTGGCCGAGGCGAGTTGGCCGACCGTGGTTTGCTGGCTCGGCGCGCGCCTGGCCTCGGCACTCGACTATGCCCATCAACGCGGCGTCATGCACCGCGACATCAAGCCGGCCAACGTGCTGCTCGCTGCCGACGGGACCCCGAAGCTGGTCGACTTCAACGTCAGCTTCAGCTCGACGCTCGATGGCGTGGCGCCGGCGGCCTATTTCGGTGGCAGCCTGGCCTACATGTCCCCCGAGCAGCTCGACGCCTGCAACGCCACGACATCGGTCCGTCCCGAGGATCTCGACCACACCTGCGACATCTATTCGTTGGGGGTGATGCTGTGGGAGTTGCTCACGACGCGACGTCCCTTCGACGACGACGCGCCGAAAGCGAACTGGTCGTCGACGCTCGAACAGCTCTCGGCGAAGCGGCGGGGGGGTATCACGCCGGCGAAGTTCGCCGAACTGCCCGCCGATTGCCCGCCGGGGCTCGATCAGGTGCTGGCCAAGTGCCTGGCCCCCGATCCGAAAGACCGCTTCCGCACGGGGGGCGAGCTCGAGCGCCAGCTCGAACTGTGCCTGCAACCGCGCGTGCAACAGTTGCTGCGTCCGCGCGCGGGCAACTGGCGCGAACGCGCACGACGCTGGCCCTTAACCGTGCTACTGACGGCAGCCGTTGTGCCAAACGTGATCGTGAGTGTTTTCAACATCTATTACAATGAAACTGCGATCATCCAAAATATCGTGGATGATGTGGGGGAACGCGCACGGTCGATCTTTCATTGGCAGATCTGGACGCTCAATCCGCTGGTTTATGGAATTGGAATCGCCATTTGCATCGCCTTCGGAAATCTAGCGCTAAGGGCCATAAAGCGAGTGCGTGAAGGGCACGACTTACCGGCGTCGGAATTAGTGCCAGCCCGCATTCGATGCCTGCATCTGGGTGGAATCATCTCGTCGACTACGATGGCGATGTGGATTCTTTCTGGGATTCTGTTTACCGGCTGGTTGCGGTTCGCCTTGGGGCCGGCGGTGAATTGGGGCCAGATGTCTCAGTTCGTCTTGTCTCAGATATTGAGTGGCGTCATGGCAGCCACCGCCACGTTTTTCTTGATTACGTTCATCTGCACACGGAGCTTGTATCCCTTACTGATACGCCCAGAGACTTCCGATCCACGCGACGGTAAGGCGCTCGTGGCGCTCGCACGTCGATGCGCCTTTGATTTCATATTTGCCATCGCGGTGCCCTTTGTAAGCCTGTTTCTCGCGGTCTTCTTCGTGGAAAAAGATCCCCTTGTCTTTGGAGGACTGAGCGCGCTCGGGTTCTTGTCGTCTGGTACTTGCTTCTGGCTGATGCGAGAGATCCTGAATGATCTCGGCACGTTGGCCTCGGCCGTCAGTCCCGAGATCTCGCTGGCCAACTCCACCTCCGACACCTTCGGCTCCTTCTGGAGCCAAACGCGGCGGTAA
- a CDS encoding sigma-54-dependent Fis family transcriptional regulator, which yields MKQGTLLLVDDDRHILTSMADWLREQGYLLETAASYAEAIKAIDRKPYDLVLADIRLGDGDGFDVLEHCRRTRPNTLVILLTGYGTVETAIEAIRAGAFDFLTKPLIDEELELAIDRALNQRQVIEENKNLKAQLDLRFGIDNIVGHDPRMQRIFDLIESVADTKATVLITGESGTGKSLVARAIHRRSARRDKPFVEVACGALPETLLESELFGHVAGSFTGATGDRLGKFLQADSGTIFLDEIGTASPGLQVKLLRVLQDFEFEPVGGTKTFRVDTRAILATNEDLTRAVAEGRFRQDLYYRINVINIELPSLRERIADIPLLAKHFLESVCEESGRKVRGFSENALAAMQRYRWPGNVRELQNVVERAVLLGKGEMIEPDDLPAQLAAAAPVSVQPVEGRTLKQALSSPERQIILDVLESNGWNRQLTAEKLGINRTTLYKKMKRLGLEEHEQRVGR from the coding sequence ATGAAACAGGGCACGCTGCTGCTCGTCGACGACGACCGCCACATCCTCACTTCGATGGCCGACTGGCTCCGCGAGCAGGGTTACCTGCTTGAGACCGCGGCCAGCTACGCCGAAGCGATCAAGGCCATCGATCGCAAGCCCTACGACCTGGTGCTGGCCGACATTCGGCTCGGCGATGGCGACGGCTTCGACGTGCTCGAGCATTGCCGCCGCACGCGTCCGAACACGCTGGTCATCCTGCTCACCGGCTACGGCACCGTCGAAACCGCCATCGAAGCCATTCGCGCCGGCGCGTTCGACTTCCTGACCAAGCCCTTGATCGACGAAGAACTCGAGTTGGCCATCGACCGCGCGCTCAACCAGCGCCAGGTCATCGAAGAAAACAAGAATCTCAAGGCGCAGCTCGACCTGCGCTTCGGCATCGACAACATCGTCGGCCACGATCCGCGCATGCAGCGTATCTTCGACCTGATCGAGAGTGTGGCCGATACCAAGGCCACGGTGCTCATCACGGGCGAAAGCGGCACGGGCAAGTCGCTCGTCGCCCGCGCGATCCACCGCCGCAGCGCGCGCCGCGACAAGCCGTTTGTCGAGGTGGCTTGCGGGGCGCTGCCCGAGACCCTGCTCGAATCGGAACTCTTCGGCCACGTGGCCGGTTCGTTCACCGGCGCCACCGGCGATCGCCTGGGCAAGTTCCTGCAGGCCGATAGCGGCACGATCTTCCTCGACGAAATCGGCACCGCCAGTCCTGGTCTGCAGGTCAAGCTGCTGCGCGTGCTGCAGGATTTCGAGTTCGAGCCGGTCGGCGGCACGAAGACCTTCCGCGTCGATACACGGGCCATCCTGGCCACGAACGAGGATCTGACGCGTGCGGTGGCCGAAGGGCGCTTCCGGCAAGATCTGTACTATCGCATCAACGTGATCAACATCGAGCTGCCCAGTCTCCGTGAGCGGATTGCCGATATTCCGCTTTTGGCGAAGCACTTCCTCGAGAGTGTGTGCGAGGAGTCGGGGCGCAAGGTGCGCGGCTTCTCGGAAAATGCCTTGGCCGCCATGCAACGCTATCGCTGGCCGGGCAACGTCCGCGAGCTGCAGAACGTCGTCGAACGCGCGGTGCTGCTGGGCAAGGGAGAAATGATCGAGCCCGACGATCTGCCCGCCCAGTTGGCGGCGGCCGCGCCGGTCTCCGTGCAGCCGGTCGAAGGTCGCACGTTGAAGCAGGCGCTCAGCTCGCCGGAGCGTCAGATCATTCTCGACGTGCTCGAGAGCAACGGTTGGAACCGTCAGCTTACGGCCGAGAAGCTCGGCATCAACCGCACGACGCTCTACAAGAAGATGAAGCGTCTGGGGCTGGAAGAGCACGAACAACGCGTGGGGCGTTAA
- a CDS encoding HTTM domain-containing protein, with protein sequence MNAVSSYFNELTEQFGNGWNQFWFAPRDPYSLCVLRALVGVVALYWQITYAPDLTTFFGPDGLLPLSFVNSMSYSPTEVSYLDFASSPLELWLSQFLGTAVLLAFTVGYFTRVSSILAFIVVISYIHRGPQLTGQAEPILAFLMFYLCFAPCGQYLSVDAWQTARRRAASTGRPDERATAHLSWAATVATRLIQVHLVLVYVMMALAKMYGDAWWNGLAVWWLLARPESRTVDFTGMLASHPYVVNAWTHAQMLFELLFPVLIWNRLGRPLLLGISAVMWGLLALATGLHLFALLIFLAGLSFVEPASMRLATGKLGREEVSGGLAAA encoded by the coding sequence ATGAACGCGGTGAGCAGCTATTTCAACGAGCTGACCGAGCAATTCGGCAACGGTTGGAACCAGTTCTGGTTTGCCCCGCGCGACCCCTATTCGCTGTGCGTGTTGCGCGCGCTGGTGGGCGTCGTGGCGTTGTATTGGCAGATCACCTATGCGCCCGATCTGACGACGTTCTTCGGCCCCGACGGCTTGTTGCCATTATCGTTCGTCAACTCGATGTCCTATAGCCCGACGGAAGTCTCCTATCTCGACTTCGCCAGCTCGCCGCTCGAGTTGTGGCTCTCGCAGTTCCTGGGCACGGCGGTGCTCCTGGCCTTCACCGTCGGCTATTTCACGCGCGTCAGCTCGATTCTCGCCTTCATCGTGGTGATCTCCTACATTCACCGCGGTCCGCAACTGACGGGACAGGCAGAACCGATTCTGGCCTTCCTGATGTTCTATCTCTGCTTCGCGCCATGCGGGCAGTATCTCTCGGTCGATGCCTGGCAGACGGCGCGGCGTCGCGCCGCGAGCACCGGTCGACCCGACGAACGCGCCACCGCGCACTTGAGTTGGGCGGCCACGGTCGCCACGCGACTCATCCAGGTCCACCTGGTGCTCGTCTACGTGATGATGGCCCTGGCCAAAATGTACGGCGACGCCTGGTGGAACGGACTCGCCGTGTGGTGGTTGCTGGCCCGGCCCGAGTCGCGCACCGTCGACTTCACGGGCATGCTGGCCAGCCACCCTTACGTGGTGAATGCCTGGACGCACGCCCAGATGCTCTTCGAGCTGCTCTTCCCGGTGCTGATCTGGAATCGCCTGGGACGTCCGCTGCTCTTGGGGATCTCGGCCGTGATGTGGGGCCTGCTGGCGCTGGCGACCGGCCTGCACCTGTTTGCCCTGCTGATCTTCCTCGCGGGGTTGAGCTTCGTCGAGCCCGCGTCGATGCGGCTCGCCACCGGCAAGCTGGGACGCGAAGAAGTCTCGGGGGGACTGGCTGCGGCTTGA
- a CDS encoding xanthine dehydrogenase family protein molybdopterin-binding subunit, with protein sequence MKRDAESEKSYKVIGTRPVRHDGADKVTGRAIYGADVQMAGLIHGRILRSPHAHAKIKSIDTSAAQKLPGVLGVITGHDFPDAASRIAELGEGAVNLAHLSANCLARDKALYKGHAVAAVAAVSPHVAEEALSLIKVDYEPLPSVTWVLDAMQPGAPILHGDLRTDELGKKGEEETNVGVHLQFEIGDIKKGFAEADVVVEREFRTATVHQGYIEPHAATALWNEEGHLTVWTSTQGSFTARQQTAELLQIPVSKVTVVPTEIGGGFGGKITVYLEPVAALLSRKTGRPVKMTMSRQDVFEGTGPTPGSFMRMKIGAKKDGKLTAAEAYLAYDAGAFPGGVINPGCMCVFSCYELENAKVDGYDVVMNKPKSAAYRAPGATQAAFACESVIDELAERLGIDPIDFRLKNAAKEGTRRVDGPVYPKVGLIETLEAVKQSEHYRSKLAGPYRGRGVACGFWFNIGLKSSAAANVNADGTVTLIEGSTDIGGTRTSVAMQLAETLGIAAEDVIPRVVDTDSVGYTDVTGGSRVTYATGMAAHEAALDIQRQMCERAAFLWECAAADVTCEGDKYLAKGKSITFKELAEQLHKTGGPVVGRGAVDREENTNGFATHLADVEIDPETGKVTVLRYTIAQDAGRAIHPSYVEGQMQGGVAQGIGWALNEEYLYDDQNRMTNASYLDYRMPTALDLPMIETIIVEVPNPSHPFGVRGVGETPIVAPPAAVAAAVYRAAGTRMFELPMSPPRVCAAMQHKQG encoded by the coding sequence ATGAAACGGGACGCCGAATCCGAGAAGTCGTATAAGGTGATCGGCACTCGCCCCGTGCGGCACGACGGCGCCGACAAGGTGACCGGCCGCGCCATTTACGGCGCCGACGTGCAAATGGCCGGTCTCATCCACGGCCGTATCTTGCGCAGTCCCCACGCGCACGCGAAGATCAAATCGATCGACACCTCGGCGGCCCAGAAGCTGCCGGGCGTGCTTGGGGTCATCACGGGTCACGATTTTCCCGACGCGGCCAGCCGCATCGCCGAGTTGGGCGAAGGAGCCGTGAACCTCGCTCATCTGAGCGCGAACTGCCTGGCTCGGGACAAAGCCCTGTATAAAGGGCACGCCGTGGCCGCCGTGGCGGCCGTTTCTCCCCATGTGGCCGAAGAGGCCCTGTCGCTCATCAAGGTCGACTACGAGCCGCTGCCGTCCGTCACCTGGGTGCTCGACGCGATGCAGCCGGGCGCGCCCATCTTGCACGGCGACCTGCGCACCGACGAACTCGGGAAGAAGGGGGAGGAGGAGACGAACGTCGGCGTTCATCTCCAATTCGAAATTGGCGACATCAAGAAGGGCTTTGCCGAGGCCGACGTCGTCGTCGAGCGCGAGTTCCGCACGGCGACCGTGCATCAAGGCTACATCGAGCCGCACGCCGCCACGGCGCTGTGGAACGAAGAGGGACATCTCACGGTCTGGACCTCGACGCAGGGCTCCTTCACGGCGCGGCAGCAGACGGCCGAGCTGCTGCAGATTCCGGTCTCGAAGGTAACCGTCGTGCCGACGGAGATCGGCGGCGGATTCGGCGGCAAGATCACGGTCTATCTCGAACCGGTGGCAGCGCTGTTGAGCCGCAAGACGGGCCGTCCGGTGAAGATGACCATGTCGCGGCAAGACGTGTTCGAGGGGACCGGCCCCACGCCCGGCTCCTTCATGCGGATGAAGATCGGCGCTAAGAAAGACGGTAAGCTCACCGCGGCCGAGGCGTATCTGGCGTACGACGCTGGCGCATTTCCGGGCGGCGTGATCAACCCCGGCTGCATGTGCGTCTTCAGTTGCTATGAGTTGGAAAACGCCAAGGTCGACGGCTACGACGTGGTGATGAACAAGCCGAAGTCGGCGGCGTACCGCGCGCCCGGCGCCACACAAGCGGCCTTTGCCTGTGAATCGGTCATCGACGAGCTGGCCGAACGCCTGGGCATCGACCCGATCGACTTCCGCCTCAAGAACGCGGCGAAGGAAGGGACACGCCGCGTCGATGGCCCGGTCTATCCCAAGGTGGGCCTCATCGAAACGCTCGAGGCGGTCAAGCAGAGCGAGCACTACCGCTCGAAGCTGGCAGGTCCCTATCGCGGCCGGGGCGTGGCCTGCGGATTCTGGTTCAATATCGGGCTCAAGTCGAGTGCCGCCGCGAATGTGAACGCCGACGGCACCGTCACGCTGATCGAAGGCTCGACCGATATCGGCGGCACGCGCACTTCGGTCGCCATGCAACTGGCCGAGACGCTCGGCATTGCCGCCGAGGACGTCATTCCGCGCGTCGTCGACACCGATAGCGTCGGCTACACCGACGTCACGGGAGGCAGCCGCGTCACGTACGCCACCGGTATGGCGGCGCACGAGGCGGCCCTCGATATCCAGCGGCAAATGTGCGAGCGCGCCGCCTTCCTGTGGGAGTGCGCCGCCGCCGACGTCACGTGCGAAGGCGATAAGTACCTGGCCAAAGGCAAGTCGATCACGTTCAAGGAACTGGCCGAGCAGTTGCACAAGACGGGGGGCCCCGTCGTCGGCCGCGGGGCGGTCGATCGCGAAGAGAATACGAACGGCTTCGCTACCCACCTGGCCGACGTCGAGATCGATCCCGAGACGGGCAAGGTGACCGTGCTGCGGTACACGATCGCCCAGGACGCCGGCCGCGCGATTCATCCCAGCTATGTCGAAGGACAGATGCAGGGGGGCGTCGCGCAGGGGATCGGCTGGGCGCTCAACGAAGAGTACCTGTACGACGATCAGAACCGCATGACGAACGCCAGCTATCTCGATTACCGCATGCCGACGGCGCTCGATCTGCCGATGATCGAAACAATCATCGTCGAGGTGCCCAATCCCTCGCACCCGTTCGGCGTGCGTGGCGTGGGCGAGACGCCGATCGTGGCTCCGCCGGCGGCGGTCGCGGCGGCGGTCTACCGTGCCGCGGGCACGCGGATGTTCGAACTGCCGATGTCGCCCCCCCGGGTGTGCGCGGCCATGCAGCACAAGCAGGGCTAA